One segment of Streptomyces bathyalis DNA contains the following:
- a CDS encoding Tellurium resistance — protein MVSLWENWRSSAGMRRRGAKFDMTGGGSSYATELTKRHSSVSLTEQGADNGSLRVNLSWRMRTSDFDGRTGRRGSLRHPFQALKPQVVQAHTQGVVNVDLDLACLYELADGSKGVVQPLGNFLGDWNSPPYVKLTGDDRFGSPSGETIYVNLDHKDDIKRLLFFVYIYDGTPAFDRTHAVLTLFPTNGPRVEVSLDQRAPQARSCAVLLMEHEKDQLMVRRQVRYVYGFQSELDRLYGWGLQWGRGFKAGRT, from the coding sequence ATGGTCTCCCTTTGGGAGAACTGGCGCAGCAGCGCCGGGATGCGTCGGCGCGGTGCGAAGTTCGACATGACGGGCGGCGGTTCGAGTTACGCGACCGAGCTGACCAAACGTCACTCGTCGGTATCGCTCACCGAGCAGGGCGCCGACAACGGCAGCCTGCGGGTCAATCTCTCCTGGCGCATGCGGACTTCGGACTTCGACGGGAGAACCGGACGCCGCGGCTCGCTCCGGCATCCGTTCCAGGCGCTGAAGCCGCAGGTCGTCCAGGCGCACACGCAGGGCGTCGTCAACGTCGACCTCGACCTCGCGTGCCTGTACGAACTGGCCGACGGCAGCAAGGGAGTTGTGCAGCCGCTGGGCAACTTCCTCGGCGACTGGAACTCCCCGCCGTATGTGAAGCTCACCGGTGACGACCGCTTCGGCTCACCGTCCGGCGAGACGATCTATGTGAATCTCGACCACAAGGACGACATCAAGCGGCTGCTGTTCTTCGTCTACATCTACGACGGCACGCCCGCGTTCGACCGTACGCACGCGGTCCTCACGCTCTTCCCGACCAACGGCCCGCGCGTCGAGGTCAGCCTCGACCAGCGCGCCCCGCAGGCACGCTCGTGCGCCGTCCTGCTCATGGAGCACGAGAAGGACCAGCTGATGGTCCGCCGCCAGGTGCGCTACGTCTACGGATTCCAGTCCGAGCTGGACCGGCTCTACGGCTGGGGCCTGCAGTGGGGCCGCGGATTCAAGGCCGGCAGGACCTGA
- a CDS encoding TerD family protein, with the protein MTHAMVKGSNVQLETVAVRAVLCWSAGSGVPDVDVSALLLDEGGRVESDEDFVFYNQPRHPSGAVSHVAKTQAQGGMRDSVEADLGALAPRVDRVLLAASTDGGTFRDVRQLRLLVYAGAGQAAEGEPVLQFDIEPETGAETAMICGELYRRGTGWKFRALGQGYDTGLVGLATEYGITVEEAEPGSRPEPAAGPEQPAATAPPAPSVPPQTSAPTDDATVPAFATPQPQEPEDFPLAAPSPGPAAAGHAPTAPSPIAAAGPGPAAPTQGYGYPQQPQQPPATRPAYGYPQPAYGYPQPDPDFTLPPQGPQFQNH; encoded by the coding sequence ATGACGCACGCCATGGTGAAGGGCTCGAACGTTCAGCTGGAGACTGTGGCGGTGCGCGCCGTCCTGTGCTGGTCCGCCGGATCCGGCGTGCCCGACGTGGATGTGTCGGCGCTGCTGCTGGACGAGGGCGGGCGCGTCGAATCCGACGAGGACTTCGTGTTCTACAACCAGCCGCGGCACCCGTCAGGCGCCGTGAGCCACGTGGCCAAGACGCAGGCGCAGGGCGGGATGCGCGACTCGGTCGAGGCCGACCTGGGTGCCCTCGCTCCCCGGGTGGACCGGGTGCTGCTGGCCGCTTCGACGGACGGCGGTACCTTCCGCGACGTACGGCAGCTGCGGCTGCTGGTGTACGCAGGCGCCGGGCAGGCCGCCGAGGGCGAGCCGGTGCTGCAGTTCGACATCGAGCCGGAGACGGGCGCCGAGACGGCGATGATCTGCGGCGAGCTGTACAGGCGCGGCACGGGCTGGAAGTTCCGTGCGCTGGGCCAAGGTTACGACACGGGGCTGGTCGGACTGGCCACCGAGTACGGGATCACCGTCGAGGAGGCGGAGCCCGGTTCACGGCCGGAGCCGGCCGCCGGGCCGGAACAGCCGGCCGCCACCGCACCGCCCGCACCGTCGGTCCCGCCCCAGACGTCCGCTCCCACGGACGACGCGACCGTGCCGGCCTTCGCGACCCCGCAGCCTCAGGAGCCCGAGGACTTCCCCCTCGCGGCTCCCTCCCCGGGGCCGGCGGCCGCCGGTCACGCCCCCACCGCGCCGTCGCCCATCGCGGCGGCGGGGCCTGGGCCCGCGGCGCCCACGCAGGGCTACGGCTACCCGCAGCAGCCCCAGCAGCCGCCCGCCACCCGTCCCGCATACGGATATCCGCAGCCCGCGTACGGCTACCCGCAGCCGGACCCGGACTTCACGCTGCCGCCGCAGGGACCCCAGTTCCAGAACCACTGA
- a CDS encoding HpcH/HpaI aldolase/citrate lyase family protein, with product MRHFGQLPPEVRGALFQHEPAEFTAESPGRRLAAALGGTLYSPATRTNLAADVVKQARRGVASMVLCLEDSISDAEVAAAEDNLVWQIEQLADGGAGLRERDVPLLFIRVREPEQIIDLVARMGPAAGLLSGFVLPKFTEERGIPFLEALAEAEAAAGRRLFAMPVLESPGLMHLESRGATLAGIARAVDKYRERVLALRLGVTDFCSAYGLRRTPEMTAYDVQLVASVIGDVVNVLGRVDGSGYTVTGPVWEYFRLQERMFKPQLRQSIFTGRAEELRTALIDHDMDGLLREIELDRANGLLGKTCIHPSHVLPVHALSVVSLEEYSDATDILRPERSGGGVMRSAYTNKMNEVKPHRAWAERTLLRAELFGVAREGVGFVDLLVAGARADGEPAGEGRAKG from the coding sequence ATGCGGCATTTCGGTCAACTCCCGCCTGAGGTGCGGGGCGCGCTCTTCCAGCACGAACCCGCCGAGTTCACGGCGGAATCGCCGGGACGCAGGCTCGCCGCCGCGCTCGGCGGCACCCTCTACAGCCCGGCCACGCGCACGAACCTCGCCGCCGACGTGGTCAAGCAGGCGCGGCGCGGTGTGGCGTCCATGGTCCTGTGCCTGGAGGACTCCATCAGCGACGCGGAGGTCGCGGCCGCCGAGGACAACCTGGTGTGGCAGATCGAGCAGCTCGCGGACGGCGGCGCCGGTCTGCGGGAACGGGACGTCCCGCTGTTGTTCATACGGGTCCGGGAGCCGGAGCAGATCATCGATCTCGTGGCGCGCATGGGCCCCGCGGCCGGGCTGCTCTCGGGGTTCGTGCTGCCCAAGTTCACCGAGGAGCGCGGAATCCCGTTTCTGGAGGCCCTGGCTGAGGCGGAAGCCGCGGCGGGCCGGAGGCTGTTCGCGATGCCCGTGCTCGAGTCCCCGGGGCTCATGCACCTGGAGTCCCGTGGCGCGACGCTTGCCGGCATCGCCCGGGCCGTCGACAAGTACCGGGAGCGGGTGCTCGCGCTGCGCCTGGGAGTTACCGACTTCTGCTCCGCGTACGGGCTGCGCCGCACGCCCGAGATGACCGCCTACGACGTGCAGCTCGTCGCCTCCGTCATCGGTGACGTGGTGAACGTGCTGGGTCGCGTGGACGGCAGCGGCTACACCGTCACGGGACCGGTGTGGGAGTACTTCCGGCTCCAGGAGAGGATGTTCAAGCCCCAGCTGAGGCAGAGCATCTTCACCGGCCGCGCGGAGGAGCTGCGTACTGCGCTCATCGATCACGACATGGACGGACTGCTGCGCGAGATCGAACTGGACCGGGCCAACGGCCTGCTCGGCAAGACCTGCATCCACCCCTCACATGTGCTGCCGGTGCACGCGCTGTCCGTGGTGAGCCTCGAGGAGTACAGCGACGCCACCGACATCCTGCGGCCGGAGCGCAGCGGCGGCGGTGTCATGCGGTCCGCCTACACGAACAAGATGAACGAGGTGAAGCCGCACCGGGCGTGGGCCGAGCGGACGCTGCTGCGCGCGGAGCTGTTCGGGGTGGCACGCGAGGGCGTCGGCTTCGTCGACCTCCTGGTGGCGGGCGCGCGGGCCGACGGCGAGCCGGCGGGAGAGGGACGGGCGAAGGGATGA
- a CDS encoding phosphoribosyltransferase: MSEAVSDAVWSGEWVAERLEVGLSGEGLRDLMGLALRRNPKRAHLLVSRVLGKHVPERPGTVRGVGLRLGRGVRTLLGDDLADRAVVLGYAETATGLGHCVADGIGGVTYLHSTRRAVRGVATAGGFEEEHSHATSHLLLPEDPGLLGGDGPLVLVDDEFSTGRTIRNTVAALHRRHPRERYVVVALTDMRSADDAAALEKFAAELGARLDVVALARGRVSLPHDVLERGQRLVGETEARAEAADASVEPPARADALAARVPGPRGASPVTRVDLGWPLRLPDGGRHGFTAAHSARLDAALPGMAERLASALAGTGTLGAAREPTGDRPAPRVLVLGCEELMYAPLRLAVALEERLDGEAEVRFSTTTRSPVLALDDPAYAVRTCLSFPAHEETDGDEGEGEGAGESGAATRYAYNVAPGTDPGRRFHAVVVVTDTASDTAALHAPGGLLDRLREHTDSVLLTVVPAYRPLPAPLRGPHFSSYEPDEVGWLLQDLSETRLEAPTEEREEAIQSGGAHYAESLPVEYQPSPEYERLFHSALEASAGRVARAVGTVTETVLAERAPRGTGRPVLVSLARAGTPVGVLMRRWAQRTHGLDLPHYAVSIVRGRGIDANALRWIASHHDPADVVFVDGWTGKGAITRELADALAQFEEFDPEIAVLADPGGCVRTYGTREDFLIPSACLNSTVSGLVSRTVLRGDLVGPDDYHGAKCYRELAGSDVSGLFLDTVTARFDDVAEAAAEDAAAMRSAERAPTWAGWSAVERISGEYGIDDVNLVKPGVGETTRVLLRRVPWRVLTRRGAGSDLDHVRLLAEQRGVPVEETDGLPYSCVGLIHPRFTRGATGSDGRAAG; the protein is encoded by the coding sequence ATGAGCGAGGCTGTGAGCGACGCGGTGTGGTCCGGCGAGTGGGTCGCCGAGCGGCTGGAGGTGGGGCTGAGCGGCGAGGGCCTCCGGGACCTGATGGGCCTGGCACTGCGCCGCAACCCCAAGCGCGCCCACCTCCTCGTCTCGCGCGTCCTGGGCAAGCACGTCCCCGAGCGGCCCGGAACGGTGCGCGGGGTCGGCCTGCGGCTGGGACGGGGGGTCCGGACGCTGCTGGGCGACGACCTCGCGGACCGTGCCGTCGTGCTCGGCTACGCGGAGACGGCCACGGGACTCGGGCACTGCGTCGCCGACGGCATCGGCGGCGTCACATATCTGCACTCGACGCGGCGGGCCGTGAGGGGAGTGGCCACCGCCGGCGGGTTCGAGGAGGAGCACAGCCACGCCACGTCCCATCTGCTGCTCCCGGAGGATCCCGGGCTGCTCGGCGGGGACGGGCCGCTCGTGCTCGTCGACGACGAGTTCTCCACGGGCCGCACGATTCGCAACACCGTCGCCGCGCTGCACCGGCGGCATCCTCGGGAGCGGTACGTCGTCGTCGCGCTGACCGATATGCGCTCCGCGGACGACGCGGCCGCGCTGGAGAAGTTCGCGGCCGAACTCGGGGCGCGCCTGGACGTGGTCGCGCTGGCACGTGGCCGCGTCTCGCTCCCGCACGACGTGCTGGAGCGCGGGCAGCGGCTCGTGGGGGAAACCGAGGCGCGGGCAGAGGCAGCGGATGCCTCGGTGGAACCGCCGGCCAGGGCGGACGCCTTGGCAGCGAGAGTGCCCGGGCCGCGCGGTGCGAGCCCCGTGACCCGGGTGGACCTCGGCTGGCCGCTGCGCCTCCCCGACGGCGGACGGCACGGCTTCACGGCCGCCCACAGCGCGCGCCTGGACGCCGCACTGCCCGGCATGGCCGAACGGCTGGCCTCCGCGCTGGCAGGGACAGGCACGCTCGGCGCCGCGCGGGAGCCCACGGGCGACCGTCCGGCCCCGCGCGTACTGGTGCTGGGCTGCGAAGAGTTGATGTACGCGCCGCTGCGCCTCGCCGTCGCCCTGGAGGAGCGGCTGGACGGGGAGGCGGAGGTGCGCTTCTCCACCACGACGCGTTCGCCCGTGCTCGCCCTGGACGATCCGGCCTACGCGGTACGTACGTGCCTCTCCTTCCCGGCACACGAAGAGACGGACGGGGACGAGGGCGAGGGCGAGGGGGCCGGTGAGTCCGGCGCTGCGACGCGCTACGCGTACAACGTCGCGCCCGGGACCGACCCCGGGCGCCGCTTCCACGCCGTCGTCGTCGTGACGGACACGGCGTCCGACACCGCGGCCCTGCACGCGCCCGGCGGGCTGCTGGACCGGCTGCGCGAGCACACGGACAGCGTGCTGCTCACGGTCGTCCCGGCCTACCGTCCGCTGCCGGCGCCTCTGCGCGGCCCGCACTTCTCCTCGTACGAGCCCGACGAGGTCGGCTGGCTGCTGCAGGACCTGTCCGAGACGCGGCTGGAGGCCCCGACCGAGGAGCGGGAGGAGGCGATCCAGAGCGGCGGGGCGCACTACGCGGAATCGCTGCCCGTCGAATACCAGCCGAGCCCGGAGTACGAGCGGCTCTTCCACAGCGCGCTGGAGGCCTCCGCGGGCCGCGTCGCGCGCGCGGTCGGCACCGTCACGGAGACCGTGCTCGCCGAACGTGCGCCGCGAGGAACCGGCCGCCCGGTGCTGGTCTCGCTCGCCCGCGCGGGCACGCCCGTCGGCGTGCTGATGCGGCGCTGGGCACAGCGGACCCACGGGCTGGACCTGCCGCACTACGCGGTGTCCATCGTGCGCGGGCGCGGCATCGACGCCAACGCCCTGCGCTGGATCGCCTCGCACCACGACCCCGCCGACGTCGTCTTCGTCGACGGCTGGACGGGCAAGGGCGCGATCACCCGTGAACTCGCCGACGCCCTCGCGCAGTTCGAGGAGTTCGACCCGGAGATCGCCGTGCTCGCCGACCCCGGGGGCTGCGTGCGCACCTACGGCACGCGGGAGGACTTCCTCATACCGTCCGCCTGCCTCAACTCCACCGTCTCCGGGCTGGTATCGCGCACGGTGCTCCGCGGGGACCTGGTCGGCCCGGACGACTACCACGGCGCCAAGTGCTACCGGGAGCTTGCCGGTTCGGACGTCTCCGGCCTCTTCCTGGACACGGTCACCGCCCGCTTCGACGACGTCGCCGAAGCCGCGGCCGAGGACGCGGCGGCGATGCGGTCGGCGGAGCGGGCCCCGACGTGGGCCGGCTGGAGCGCGGTCGAGCGGATCAGCGGTGAGTACGGCATCGACGACGTCAACCTCGTCAAACCCGGGGTCGGTGAGACGACGCGCGTGCTGCTGCGCCGCGTCCCGTGGCGGGTTCTGACGCGGCGCGGCGCGGGCTCCGACCTGGACCATGTGCGGCTGCTCGCCGAGCAGCGGGGCGTTCCCGTCGAGGAGACCGACGGACTGCCCTACAGCTGCGTGGGCCTGATACACCCGCGCTTCACACGCGGGGCCACGGGCTCCGACGGGAGGGCCGCCGGATGA
- a CDS encoding HAD family hydrolase: protein MTAATPAGTPEPPAGTPELSLVAGDLDRTLIYSAAALGLTVPDSEAPRLLCVEVYEGKPLSYMTETAAGLLAELMDRCVFVPATTRTREQYRRVRLPGGPAPYAVCANGGHLLVDGEADPEWNAQVRRSLAACAPLDEVRAHLREASAGGDWVLKHRVADDLFAYLVVDRGRLPQTWVKELAAWAEPRGWTVSLQGRKIYAVPGPLTKSAAVAEVARRTGATRTCAAGDSLLDADLLLAAGRGWFPGHGELAGSGWSAPHVTALEERGVAAGERIVREMHEAAGAGHGETGPRAHHRGGRAG from the coding sequence ATGACCGCCGCCACTCCAGCCGGGACGCCCGAGCCTCCAGCCGGGACGCCCGAGCTCTCGCTCGTGGCCGGCGACCTCGACCGCACGCTGATCTACTCGGCGGCCGCCCTCGGCCTGACCGTGCCGGACAGCGAGGCTCCGCGGCTGCTGTGCGTCGAGGTGTACGAGGGCAAGCCCCTGTCGTACATGACGGAGACGGCCGCCGGACTGCTGGCGGAGCTCATGGACCGGTGCGTCTTCGTGCCCGCCACCACCAGGACCCGCGAACAGTACCGGCGTGTGCGGCTTCCCGGCGGACCCGCGCCCTATGCGGTGTGCGCCAACGGCGGCCATCTGCTCGTCGACGGCGAGGCGGACCCGGAGTGGAACGCGCAGGTGCGCCGCAGCCTCGCCGCCTGTGCCCCGCTGGACGAGGTGCGCGCGCATCTGCGCGAGGCGTCCGCCGGCGGCGACTGGGTGCTCAAGCACCGTGTCGCGGACGACTTGTTCGCGTACCTCGTCGTCGACCGCGGACGGCTGCCTCAGACATGGGTGAAGGAGCTGGCCGCCTGGGCGGAGCCCCGCGGATGGACCGTGTCCCTGCAGGGACGCAAGATCTACGCCGTGCCGGGACCGCTGACGAAGAGCGCGGCCGTCGCCGAGGTCGCACGGCGCACCGGGGCGACGCGCACCTGCGCCGCCGGCGACTCGCTGCTCGACGCCGACCTGCTCCTCGCCGCCGGCCGGGGCTGGTTCCCGGGGCACGGGGAGCTGGCCGGCAGCGGCTGGAGCGCCCCCCACGTCACGGCGCTGGAGGAGCGCGGCGTCGCGGCGGGGGAGCGGATCGTCCGTGAGATGCACGAGGCAGCCGGTGCGGGGCACGGTGAAACCGGGCCCCGGGCACACCACCGGGGCGGCCGGGCAGGCTGA
- a CDS encoding rhodanese-like domain-containing protein, translating to MTTPTAPLTVDELAPRLSSATVIDVRTPGEYGSGHVPGAFNIPLDRLGEALPSLRTAAEKGELVVVCASGTRSGVACGRLADEGITAASLDGGTQAWSGGGHALDRPAGARAVWPMERQVRLVAGSLVLLGILLDLAVPGARILSFLIGGGLVFSALSNTCGMAAVLSKLPYNRRPSGDGGLDATLSRLTTRTAGTS from the coding sequence GTGACCACGCCGACCGCTCCCCTCACCGTCGACGAACTCGCTCCGCGACTGAGCAGCGCCACCGTCATCGACGTCCGCACCCCCGGCGAGTACGGCTCCGGGCACGTCCCCGGTGCGTTCAACATCCCGCTGGACCGTCTCGGCGAGGCGCTGCCCTCGCTGCGCACGGCGGCCGAGAAGGGCGAACTCGTCGTCGTCTGCGCTTCCGGAACCCGGTCCGGGGTCGCCTGCGGCCGTCTCGCGGACGAGGGGATCACGGCGGCGTCGCTCGACGGCGGGACCCAGGCCTGGTCCGGCGGCGGTCACGCGCTGGACCGTCCGGCCGGCGCCCGCGCCGTGTGGCCGATGGAGCGTCAGGTCAGGCTGGTCGCCGGCTCGCTGGTGTTGCTCGGCATCCTGCTCGACCTGGCCGTTCCCGGCGCCAGGATCCTTTCGTTCCTGATCGGGGGCGGCCTGGTCTTCTCCGCGCTGAGCAACACCTGCGGCATGGCGGCGGTGCTCTCGAAGCTCCCGTACAACCGCCGCCCATCCGGCGACGGGGGCCTGGACGCCACGCTCAGCAGGCTGACCACGAGGACCGCCGGCACGAGCTGA
- a CDS encoding SAM-dependent methyltransferase codes for MLTLGRLTAGAPPLLQWASRGDAPGDPGRVVERITRCGPDGPPVGERTERVLLVTSGDSTLEWVRLRAENAAGVVVCGEFDDPAEVPDCGLVPVLTPLVPGGPVRVAEALMGAQIAALQAEVRQVETYTDVAAHAMAEGKGPQGVLDWVSREAHAHVEVVDGYREQDWPAEVSRQTALLRELVRGREHGPVRGVGDGRYVEVWPVGVGPPHRLLIASRDEPWGGRGLFGLEQVAVMVAGLLREEEVTEREHRLHAAVQAARTSAFQYLMVGDVTSAGRAVEPLAPGLMAAGVVQVAVVEKAPGEEREAVAEEVEEALQWGRALTVLCPVDAAQLIVIWDGAQAPVQTVLEPVAEADPDRAVGVSGRGPLEHAARLYGAAAVSVEAARRTPGGVAVHDGRPPLAELLDSSARAWARELLAPLEWNLATAERQRLLEVCSAGIAMGAHGAGRLLGLHGDTVTARLDELTARVNLDRSLLGDRAKLDLAMRLADLPPPVPGVAPAGGVRQVLDHEGASHWGDGVLSGLPPRLLSALVTWVERELDPEATAEELGISTSTLGGWLREAGTFTHLPLRKDRPGAVHELLWALYTTGRIHPSTITGSEGEAQPAGPDGRGQGAVAGVGQPRTDTPHPARLYDYFLGGRTNYAADRIAAQQTVEATPTIAVMARENRAFMLRAVRHLAGQEGMRQFLDLGSGIPTEPNLHQVVQAEAPSARIVYVDEDPVVHAHAQALLAGSPLGRTAFLRADAADPSGILTSSEVLECLDLDQPVALSLVALLPFVTDDQTAHEMIRGFTGALAPGSFLTLSHLTGDFDPGGTEVVCRQYERLAGIRIKTRSHDEVAALLDGLELVDPGIVLVHRWRSDRSEDDLADDDVRVGSYGAVARIP; via the coding sequence ATGTTGACGCTGGGCCGTCTGACCGCGGGTGCACCGCCGCTGCTGCAGTGGGCCAGCAGGGGAGACGCGCCTGGCGACCCCGGCAGGGTGGTGGAGAGGATCACGCGCTGCGGCCCCGACGGCCCCCCGGTCGGCGAGCGCACGGAACGGGTGCTGCTCGTGACGTCCGGCGACAGCACCCTGGAGTGGGTGCGGCTCCGCGCGGAGAACGCTGCCGGGGTGGTGGTCTGCGGCGAGTTCGACGACCCCGCCGAGGTGCCCGACTGCGGACTCGTCCCCGTCCTGACGCCCTTGGTCCCCGGTGGGCCGGTGCGGGTCGCCGAGGCGCTCATGGGCGCCCAGATCGCGGCCCTCCAGGCGGAGGTCCGGCAGGTGGAGACCTACACCGACGTGGCCGCGCACGCGATGGCCGAGGGCAAAGGGCCGCAGGGGGTGCTCGACTGGGTCTCGCGTGAGGCCCACGCGCACGTGGAGGTCGTCGACGGCTACCGGGAGCAGGACTGGCCCGCGGAAGTCTCCAGGCAGACGGCCCTGCTGCGCGAGCTCGTACGGGGCAGGGAGCACGGCCCGGTGCGCGGAGTCGGGGACGGGCGGTACGTCGAGGTGTGGCCGGTGGGAGTCGGGCCGCCGCACAGACTCCTGATCGCCTCCCGCGACGAACCCTGGGGCGGACGCGGCCTGTTCGGCCTCGAACAGGTGGCCGTAATGGTGGCCGGGCTGCTGCGCGAGGAGGAGGTGACGGAGCGCGAGCACCGCCTGCACGCGGCCGTGCAAGCGGCACGGACCTCCGCCTTCCAGTACCTGATGGTCGGCGACGTGACATCCGCGGGCCGCGCCGTGGAGCCGCTGGCCCCCGGTCTGATGGCCGCCGGCGTGGTGCAGGTCGCGGTGGTGGAGAAGGCGCCCGGCGAGGAGCGGGAAGCGGTCGCGGAGGAGGTCGAGGAGGCCCTGCAGTGGGGACGCGCGCTCACGGTGCTCTGCCCCGTCGACGCGGCCCAGCTCATCGTCATCTGGGACGGCGCCCAGGCCCCGGTGCAGACCGTGCTGGAGCCGGTCGCCGAGGCCGACCCCGACCGCGCCGTGGGAGTGAGCGGCCGCGGACCGCTGGAGCACGCCGCGCGCCTGTACGGAGCGGCGGCGGTCAGCGTGGAGGCGGCCCGGCGCACCCCCGGCGGAGTGGCCGTGCACGACGGACGGCCACCCCTCGCGGAGCTGCTGGACAGCTCCGCCCGCGCCTGGGCCCGGGAGCTGCTCGCGCCGCTCGAGTGGAATCTCGCCACGGCGGAACGGCAGCGGCTGCTGGAGGTGTGCAGCGCGGGAATCGCCATGGGAGCGCACGGCGCCGGGCGGCTCCTCGGCCTGCACGGCGACACCGTGACCGCGCGGCTGGACGAGCTGACGGCACGCGTGAACCTGGACCGTTCACTGCTCGGGGACCGGGCGAAGCTGGATCTGGCGATGCGGCTGGCGGACCTTCCGCCGCCGGTGCCGGGGGTCGCGCCCGCAGGCGGCGTGCGCCAGGTCCTCGACCACGAGGGTGCGTCGCACTGGGGCGACGGCGTGCTGTCCGGGCTTCCGCCACGTCTGCTCTCCGCGCTGGTGACGTGGGTAGAGCGCGAACTCGACCCCGAGGCGACGGCGGAGGAACTGGGCATCTCCACCAGCACACTCGGCGGGTGGCTGCGTGAGGCCGGGACGTTCACGCATCTCCCGCTGCGCAAGGACAGGCCCGGCGCCGTGCACGAACTGCTCTGGGCCCTGTACACGACGGGCCGCATCCACCCCTCCACGATCACCGGCAGCGAGGGGGAGGCACAGCCGGCCGGCCCCGACGGCAGAGGGCAAGGCGCCGTCGCCGGCGTCGGCCAGCCCCGCACCGACACGCCCCATCCCGCCCGTCTCTACGACTACTTCCTGGGCGGCCGCACCAACTACGCCGCCGACAGGATCGCCGCTCAGCAGACCGTGGAAGCCACTCCCACCATCGCCGTCATGGCCCGCGAGAACCGAGCCTTCATGCTCCGTGCCGTGCGTCATCTCGCCGGGCAGGAGGGCATGCGTCAGTTCCTCGACCTGGGCTCCGGCATCCCGACGGAGCCGAACCTGCACCAGGTCGTCCAGGCCGAGGCCCCCAGCGCGCGCATCGTCTACGTGGACGAGGACCCTGTCGTCCACGCCCACGCCCAGGCGCTGCTCGCCGGCAGCCCGCTCGGCCGCACCGCGTTCCTGCGGGCCGACGCCGCGGACCCGTCCGGCATCCTCACGTCCTCCGAGGTCCTGGAATGCCTCGACCTGGACCAGCCTGTCGCCCTCTCCCTCGTGGCGCTGCTGCCCTTCGTCACCGACGACCAGACCGCGCACGAGATGATCCGCGGCTTCACCGGTGCGCTGGCTCCGGGGAGCTTTCTGACGCTCTCCCACCTCACCGGCGACTTCGATCCCGGGGGGACGGAGGTGGTCTGCCGGCAGTACGAGAGGCTGGCCGGCATCCGCATCAAGACCCGCTCGCACGACGAAGTGGCGGCGCTCCTGGACGGGTTGGAGCTCGTGGACCCCGGAATCGTCCTGGTCCACCGGTGGCGCTCGGACCGCTCCGAGGACGACCTGGCCGACGACGACGTACGGGTCGGCTCGTACGGCGCGGTCGCCCGCATCCCGTAG